The Cellulomonas oligotrophica sequence CGTGTGCGCGTGGTGCGAGGACGTCGTCGTGACCGACGACGTCACCCTCTACGTGGCCCGCCGCGGCGGGGCGTCGGGGCGGCGCGGCAACACCATCGGCACGCTGATCTGCACGCACTTCCTGTGCTCGGCGAACGTGCGTCGTCCGCCGACCCGCACGGAGGCGGGCTCCGACGCCGACCAGGTGCGGGACGCGATCGTCGCCCGCCGCGTCGCGGGGCTGCGCGAGCGCTCGGAGCGGTTCGTGCGCGAGGTGCTCAGCACCCGCTGACCACCGGTGGGGCCCGGCCCGGTCGGGCCCCACCGCCGCGTCAGCCCGCGTCCAGCACCTCGCGCAGGCGGGTCGCGAACGCCTCCGGCTGGCCCGGCATGCCGAGCTCAGGGCCCATGAAGCCGCCGTGGTGGCTGGGGAACACCGTCAGCCCGACGCCGAGCGCCTCGGCCAGGGCGGCACTCGTGCGCCACGTCATGAGGTCCTTGCTCTCGATGCCCGCGGCGACCACGACCCTCGTCGGCGCAGCCTGCAGCGCGGCCACGTCCGGCGCGTAGCCCGTGACGGGTGCCGACGCGCCCGAGAGCAGCGGGTCGTCGCGCGAGCCGTCGTCCTCGGCGGGCATGCCGAACGCCGCCGGGTCCGGCAGCTCGGCGAGGCTGTCCGCGGTGAACGGGCCGGGCACGGACGTCATCGCGACGAACGCCGCCATGCCCGCGCCCCAGCCC is a genomic window containing:
- a CDS encoding FBP domain-containing protein; its protein translation is MNPLTERDIRACFVNASRREATQATLPDLDAQDWDRLDLLGWCDRKAPLSAYVVLEVDGAPTGVLLRAGDRAGTLARRRTVCAWCEDVVVTDDVTLYVARRGGASGRRGNTIGTLICTHFLCSANVRRPPTRTEAGSDADQVRDAIVARRVAGLRERSERFVREVLSTR